The Malus sylvestris chromosome 12, drMalSylv7.2, whole genome shotgun sequence genome contains a region encoding:
- the LOC126593361 gene encoding laccase-4-like: protein MVWSIRFIVLFLACVLPALVESRVRHYKFNVVLRNKTKLCSSKPIVTVNGKFPGPTLYAREDDTVLVKVTNHVKYNVSIHWHGIRQLRTGWADGPAYITQCPIPTGQSYVYNFTITGQRGTLLWHAHILWLRATVHGALVILPKRGVPYPFPAPHKEVNVVLGEWWKSDTETVINQALKSGIAPNVSDAHTINGHPGVVPNCSSQGGFTLPVESGKTYLLRIINAALNEELFFKIAGHNLTIVEVDATYVKPFKTDTIVIAPGQTTNALVTANQNSGKYMVAASPFMDSPIAVDNLTATATLHYTGTLASTPTTLTSPPPQNATQVANSFINSLKALNSNNFPAKVPLKIDHNLLFTVGLGINPCPSCKAGNGSRVVGSVNNVSFVMPTTALLQAHVFNKSGVFTTDFPGNPPTAFNYSGGPPANASLATTNGTKLYRLAYNSTVQLVLQDTGTIAPENHPIHLHGFNFFCVGRGVGNYNPKTDPKKFNLVDPVERNTANIPSGGWTAIRFVADNPGVWFMHCHLEVHTTWGLKMAFLVDNGKGPNQSLLPPPKDLPKC, encoded by the exons ATGGTGTGGTCGATTCGATTTATTGTGCTTTTTCTGGCATGCGTTCTTCCTGCTTTGGTTGAGAGCAGAGTCCGCCACTACAAGTTTAAT GTGGTGCTGAGAAATAAAACTAAACTATGCTCAAGTAAGCCAATAGTTACCGTTAACGGCAAGTTCCCGGGGCCAACTCTCTATGCCAGGGAAGACGATACTGTGCTTGTCAAAGTCACCAACCATGTCAAGTATAACGTTTCCATTCACTG GCATGGTATCCGGCAACTACGAACCGGTTGGGCAGATGGTCCGGCATACATCACACAGTGTCCAATTCCCACAGGCCAAAGCTATGTGTACAACTTCACCATCACAGGGCAAAGAGGCACACTTCTTTGGCATGCACATATTCTCTGGCTAAGGGCAACTGTCCACGGTGCCCTTGTAATTTTGCCCAAGCGTGGGGTGCCTTATCCATTCCCAGCACCCCACAAGGAAGTAAATGTGGTATTAG GTGAATGGTGGAAATCAGATACTGAAACTGTGATCAATCAGGCTCTCAAATCTGGTATAGCACCTAATGTATCAGATGCTCACACTATTAACGGTCATCCAGGTGTCGTTCCAAATTGTTCTTCACAAG GTGGCTTTACATTGCCTGTGGAAAGCGGCAAGACTTACCTTCTACGAATCATCAATGCTGCGCTCAATGAGGAGCTCTTCTTCAAAATTGCAGGACACAACTTGACCATAGTGGAAGTAGATGCCACATATGTGAAACCCTTCAAGACGGACACCATTGTGATTGCCCCGGGACAAACCACCAATGCCCTAGTCACGGCCAATCAAAACTCCGGCAAGTACATGGTGGCAGCCTCGCCATTTATGGACTCTCCAATCGCTGTTGACAACCTCACCGCCACCGCCACTCTTCACTATACTGGCACACTTGCTAGCACACCTACAACCCTCACTAGCCCACCTCCCCAAAACGCAACCCAAGTTGCTAACAGCTTCATAAACTCTCTAAAAGCCCTAAATTCCAACAATTTTCCAGCCAAAGTCCCATTAAAAATCGATCACAATCTTTTGTTCACAGTTGGACTTGGGATTAATCCATGCCCCAGTTGCAAAGCTGGTAATGGAAGCAGAGTAGTGGGTAGTGTTAACAATGTCTCATTTGTTATGCCAACCACAGCTCTGCTTCAAGCACATGTTTTCAACAAAAGTGGGGTTTTTACCACGGATTTCCCCGGCAACCCGCCGACAGCTTTCAACTATTCTGGAGGTCCACCGGCTAATGCAAGCTTGGCAACTACAAATGGCACAAAGCTTTATAGGCTAGCTTATAACTCAACAGTTCAACTTGTGTTGCAAGACACTGGGACTATAGCCCCTGAGAACCACCCTATCCATTTGCATGGATTCAATTTCTTTTGTGTGGGTAGGGGCGTTGGGAACTATAACCCCAAGACGGATCCTAAGAAGTTCAATCTTGTTGATCCTGTTGAAAGGAACACAGCTAATATTCCATCCGGCGGATGGACAGCTATTCGATTTGTCGCTGATAATCCAG GAGTTTGGTTCATGCATTGCCATTTGGAAGTGCACACAACATGGGGGCTTAAGATGGCATTCTTGGTGGACAATGGCAAAGGACCTAATCAATCTCTTCTTCCACCTCCAAAGGATCTCCCAAAATGTTAA